A window of Geoalkalibacter sp. contains these coding sequences:
- a CDS encoding trimeric intracellular cation channel family protein codes for MSLLYTLDLIGTAAFAASGAWAGIRRRMDLLGVLVLGVVTATGGGTLRDILLGDVPPFSFKDETYLYLSFAVALVVFFCHRRLEFLQHPLQYFDAVGLGTFVVIGTGKALAFEMGFIGAVVMGVMTATAGGVIRDVLSNQVPLILRKEVYASACIAGALLMVVLHRLGVDHPVAALAAALVVIAVRLLAVRYNWALPRAEQ; via the coding sequence ATGAGCTTGCTTTACACCCTTGATCTCATCGGCACCGCGGCCTTTGCCGCCTCGGGCGCGTGGGCCGGCATCCGGCGGCGCATGGATCTGCTCGGCGTGCTGGTGCTGGGGGTGGTCACCGCCACGGGCGGCGGCACTCTGCGCGACATACTGCTCGGCGATGTGCCGCCCTTTTCCTTCAAGGACGAAACCTATCTCTATCTGTCCTTCGCCGTGGCGCTGGTGGTGTTCTTCTGCCATCGACGGCTGGAATTTCTCCAGCATCCCCTGCAATACTTCGATGCGGTGGGCCTGGGAACCTTCGTGGTGATCGGCACCGGCAAGGCGCTGGCCTTCGAGATGGGTTTTATCGGGGCGGTGGTGATGGGGGTGATGACGGCGACGGCGGGCGGGGTGATTCGCGACGTGCTCTCCAATCAGGTGCCGCTGATCCTGCGCAAGGAGGTCTACGCCTCGGCGTGCATCGCCGGGGCGCTGCTGATGGTGGTGCTGCATCGCCTGGGGGTGGACCACCCCGTGGCGGCCCTGGCCGCCGCCCTGGTGGTGATCGCCGTGCGTCTGCTGGCGGTGCGTTACAACTGGGCGCTGCCGCGCGCGGAGCAATAG